A single genomic interval of bacterium harbors:
- the tsaD gene encoding tRNA (adenosine(37)-N6)-threonylcarbamoyltransferase complex transferase subunit TsaD: MNPPTCLGIETSCDETAASVVSGRTTVLSSIVSSQLVHAEYGGVVPELAARAHMKTIVPVVDAALAESGVAGTDLSLVAVTNTPGLMGALLVGLPFAKALSYGLGIPFVGVNHLEGHLFAIRLEYPEIEPPFLTAILSGGHTELLVVEDWCRYRLLGSTIDDACGEAFDKVAKLLGLPYPGGAEIEKLSREGRASIDFPVPDPGGLDFSFSGLKTAVLYHRRDHPDTPRADVAASFQRAAVAAVTRRIEQAVRKTGCRVVGVSGGVAANGHLRERLAELAARHEFKLLVPRPAYCTDNAAMIAAAGIERFARFGPSPLDLAAAARTPLA; encoded by the coding sequence TTGAATCCTCCGACCTGCCTCGGCATCGAGACGTCTTGTGACGAGACGGCGGCGAGCGTCGTGAGCGGACGGACAACCGTGCTCTCGAGCATCGTGTCGTCGCAGCTCGTGCACGCGGAGTACGGCGGAGTAGTGCCGGAGCTCGCTGCCCGCGCTCACATGAAGACGATCGTCCCGGTAGTCGATGCCGCGCTTGCCGAGTCGGGCGTCGCCGGGACCGACCTGTCCCTGGTAGCGGTGACGAACACGCCCGGACTGATGGGCGCCCTGCTCGTGGGTCTGCCGTTCGCCAAGGCGTTGAGCTACGGTCTGGGCATACCGTTCGTCGGGGTGAATCACCTTGAGGGCCATCTCTTCGCCATCCGCCTTGAATACCCGGAGATCGAGCCGCCGTTCCTGACGGCGATACTCTCCGGCGGACACACCGAGTTACTGGTGGTTGAGGATTGGTGCCGGTACCGCTTGCTCGGCTCGACGATCGACGACGCCTGCGGTGAAGCCTTCGACAAGGTGGCGAAGCTGCTCGGCCTGCCGTATCCGGGCGGCGCCGAGATTGAGAAGCTGAGCCGCGAAGGGAGAGCGAGCATCGACTTCCCGGTGCCCGATCCCGGCGGATTGGACTTCAGTTTCTCCGGGCTGAAGACAGCCGTGCTCTACCACCGACGCGACCACCCTGACACACCGCGCGCCGACGTCGCCGCGTCCTTCCAGCGCGCCGCAGTCGCGGCGGTCACGCGTCGTATCGAGCAGGCAGTCCGCAAGACTGGATGCCGAGTAGTCGGTGTATCCGGCGGCGTCGCGGCCAACGGCCACCTGCGCGAGCGGCTGGCTGAACTGGCCGCGCGCCACGAGTTCAAGCTGTTAGTCCCGCGGCCCGCGTATTGCACCGACAATGCGGCGATGATTGCCGCGGCCGGCATCGAGCGGTTTGCGCGGTTCGGCCCTTCGCCACTCGACCTCGCGGCCGCCGCGCGAACGCCGCTGGCGTGA